The sequence TATAAAAGATCCTTATATGTCTAATataattttcttagtttttgatcgttaacttttattttaaaaatttaatataacaaTGTAATTATACTTGTGCAATCAAAAAAAACAGTTGTAATTATTTTGTCAAACAAATAGGTCATTATAATTATCAGGCTGTGTAATTACTAGGCTGGTAATTATTAGTAATTTACACCAATTTCAGTTATCAAATGGCTTTCCAAGCACACCCtacttattttttgttttcatcaTCATTGGCCACTGACCAGTTTACAATTTCACATATTCTACTTCCCTAACACAATTGAAACATATAACATCATAGCTTAGGAAAACAATCACCATTATTGCTATAAAGAgtaacaaattatttttaaactgctaattcaacatataaaaatatttgcGATAATTCTTTATTTTGACAATTAAGTTAAGGCGAAAATAACTTTTTCATCTTTCTCCATCATATTAATATTAGAAAGAATGTAACTTGTTAAGAAAATATAGTTTAGAAGCATAGTTGATGACAGATTGTTAATAGATCTAATATTCACACCAATTGAAGACATTTGAGAGATTTCTTAGTTATTTATACAATAAGTTACACattaaaatcaaacaataaattaaagacgttgataaacaacaacaaagGACACTACTTATTCAGACATTAATTCACAAAAGAATACCATAGATTATAAAATCATGGGTAACAAATCCATCAAAATTAAACAAGCTGTTGGTATCGAAGCAGAATAAATTGCAACATTCAATTGCTTCCATCATCTCCATTTTTAATCCTCATAGTATCTACATATGATTTTCCAACAAGCTCTCGAGAGAAATATCCCTTGAAGTAATCAGCCACTCCAATCCTTCTAAATTTTGCAGGACATTGAGGTGTGAGGAGGCTAGGTGCTGGACCTAAGTCCCCATCCAATTTGGGGCTCAAAAATGTAGCAATCGAGATCCTCTCTTTATCTTCGTTAACAATTGCTCGATGTTCGGTGCTTTTATAAATTCCATTTGTCACAATCTGCAGACAATAACAACATTGACATAGAAAAAGGACCATAAATTTCATAGTATGTTTTGTAATATTAGCGAAGGGGATAGTGTTTCGATGAAATACTTTTGAATAATAATGTCTACGTATGTGTTAGTTGGAATATGTAATATGAAGTTAAAAGTTGTGATAGTCGTAAAGAAATGATTCCGGCCACAAGTTAGTGCAAAGTCATTTCATCCTTGTAATGGAAAATTTTTCTGataatcaaacactagaaaagaATTTTTCTCGCCCTAAAACGTATCTTTCGTTACACCAAATATATATACTTAAATGTCTTACCTCTAAAATATCTCCAATGTTGACAACAAAGGCAGCAGGAAGATATGGAACAGGAATCCAAACTCCATCTTTCTTAATTTGTAGCCCTTCAATTTCATGAACCTGAAGGAGTATGGTTAGACCAATGGCATCAGTGTGAGGGCATAAACCCATTACAAGCTCTGGTTGAGGACAAGGTGGATAGTAATTTATTCTCATCATTTGTgtcccatcttcttcaaatagTACATTCATATCCTCTGCTTTCATCCCTAATGCCGTAGCCATTTTGTACATAATTTTCATTGCAAGTTCCTTGAGTGCTGTTGAGTATTGTTCCAGCGCATCCCTTGACGGTCCAAGAATTTAAATATTGTATGCATAGATGTAGAAAAAAGTTCCATACAATCAGATTCTTAGAAATCCACTAAATATATCATTATATACTATTAATTTGAGGTCGTcgtagaaactcatatttacctgAGTGAGGCAGGAAGTTTTGGAAACAAGTGAGGTTTTCTCAAATTAGTAGGGCGAGTGACCATGTAAAGTATGTCAGCCCAATCTAACTTTTGTTCTTCAGATACAACAAAGGCTTGCCCATATCCTTCAGAATCTCCTTCTTGTTGCTcaaacttcttcttctcttccattGGTAGATCAAAAAATGCTTTGATTTCTgacttcactttctccatcaatGATAAATTCACTCCATGATTCACCAACTGTACATGTATGCAGACCATTTTAAAAATTGATCATATATGGTTTATAAGTCTCTGTTTTCTAATTGTTCTTTCTATTTCTCCATTTATTGAGGGTTGATAACAAAATACTACGAGCAGTATTTAATAAACAATCATGGGACACGAAAGTACACCATATCATCAActttatttataaaagaaatgGAGACGATAATAGATGGGACACCAAAACATTACCTAAAGATTGTTAAATAATTTTGTTTCTTCCTATGATTCaatggaaaagggtcaaaaaGAATGTCACCTGTTAAATTTAATAATCATTTCCAACATACAATCACCTTTTTTAGTAGTGATTCAAAAAGAGAAATCTTTGAattatggtcaaagttgttacaatacactccaacttcacagagATTCTATTATCTCTTAAACTCAAATTTAGCGTAATTTTGTCACTCTTTTGTACTAATATGACACCTTTATTATAGGATTCACGTCAAAGGTAACACGTCAACTaaaaaggtgtcatgtcagctaaaaaggtgAACAAAactatgctaaaatttagtttggGGATAATAGGACCCGTGAAGTTAAGTGTATCAGGGTACTTTACTCAAAAGAAAATATTCATACTATGTTAAAATCCGTATACAATcaatttaaaagacataaaaacgAAGCTAAGTTAATTTACAGGTGGAGTACTATTATATTTACTCTGTTGGGTGAAGGTGGCAACTATATTTACACGCACCAATATTTCTACAACATAGAATCTAAAATGAacatcattatatatataaaccTGGAAAAATCCCCATTCTTTGCAAGCAAGATGAAGCCTCTCAAGCTCTGTACCATCGTGACCATCTCCAATTTCCAGTAGTTTTTTCATATCAATAATtggaact comes from Capsicum annuum cultivar UCD-10X-F1 chromosome 2, UCD10Xv1.1, whole genome shotgun sequence and encodes:
- the LOC107859174 gene encoding protein SRG1, which encodes MTSSMEEARSRKLGGSLKVPNVQELAKQQLAAVPPRYIRDDIEKADYNSSKLVLPQVPIIDMKKLLEIGDGHDGTELERLHLACKEWGFFQLVNHGVNLSLMEKVKSEIKAFFDLPMEEKKKFEQQEGDSEGYGQAFVVSEEQKLDWADILYMVTRPTNLRKPHLFPKLPASLRDALEQYSTALKELAMKIMYKMATALGMKAEDMNVLFEEDGTQMMRINYYPPCPQPELVMGLCPHTDAIGLTILLQVHEIEGLQIKKDGVWIPVPYLPAAFVVNIGDILEIVTNGIYKSTEHRAIVNEDKERISIATFLSPKLDGDLGPAPSLLTPQCPAKFRRIGVADYFKGYFSRELVGKSYVDTMRIKNGDDGSN